CGGGCTAATTGAATGATTTAAACATTTGATTTGCGAAAGCGAAGGTGAGTCGTAAAAAGGAGTGTGGAAGTATGGGCGTGTGGGGTGATATGTCAATACATACCATGATCGTGCCTGGCTCTTCTAAAGGAATGAAGGTGCGTATATAGAAGAGTTCAGGCTAAATAGCATGGATTTTCGTCATGAAGGGAATTATCACGTTAATTATGAACGGTGGATGGAATAGGAGGAAAAAAGGGCAGGCGGTAAAAACGAAAGTGAAAAGCCAGCCTAAAGGGCCGCGCCCTAGTCCTAATCCTCTGCCCAGTTTAGACCTCTCCACAAAAACGCCAAAGCTCTGCAATACGAAATAAGAGGTAGGGAGACCATATCCTCCACCTGCGGGTAACGATGTAATGAGCTCATGGGCCAGTCCCGAGGCCAGAAACGCCATGAAGGTAGCCCAGGCTACTCCGGTGGGGCGAACTAAGGGCTGAAATACTAACTCCTGTGCCAGCTGGTGAACCGCCAGATTCCATCTTCTGCCCCAAAAATCCGAGAGGGAGGTTGCCAGTAAAGGCGAGTTCATGATATGGCGGGCGTTTATTCCTAACTCCTGCCAGATTAAGGCAAAGATATGAAAGATGCCAAAAAAGAGTAGCAAGAGAAGCCCTAAAGCTCCGACCCAGCCGATCAATAATGGTTGTTCAACCGGAAGCAGTCGTGGAACACCCCAGAGCAAGATTGCCCCGAGAAGAGTTTTGATAATAGCTATGCACCATAACTTTCTGGTTGGTTTTCCGATTTTGGTTTTTCTGTCCAGAAACTCCTGTGCATCCATACCCAGCCAAAAGAGCAAATACCCCAAAGACATTAGTAAACTCGGTCTCATTCCTTTTTCCAGGGCTCGACACCAGGTAAGCCACTTGCATCCCGCATATATAGAAAACCCCATTAACCACATCAATTCCCAACTGGAAAAACTGGGGCGAGATGCTAGGGCAAGGACGGGCAGGACGATCACTGGTATGAACTTAGACCACTTTATAATATCTTGCATGAGCTCGACAGGATGGTGATGGTTGAAACCAGTATGGTAGCTAATAGAGTTAGAGGGGATTTTTCGGCTCTATGCATACTGGTTTATCGTTTTTGGGAGAGTTAACCACGGTAGAGACCTCATAAAAATCCATCTGGTCGGATGGGTATGGTGTTAGAACCGATGATAACTCTTTGGTATCATTAAAACTAGGGTCAAGCCACAGTTCTTCGTGTTCTTGGTGAAGAATAACCGGCATCCGGTTATGGATAGGGCGAATCAATTCGTTGGGTTCTGTGGTAATAATGGCGAAGGATAGAAGTGTGCTTCCGTCTGGCTTTCTCCATTTGTCCCATAAGCCGGCGAAGGCGAAGGGCTCTCCGCCCTTCAATATGAAACGGAATGGAGTCTTATCATTCTTCTTTTCGTTTTCTCGCCACTCATAGAATCCATCGGCTAAAACCAGGCAGCGTCTATTCTTGTAGGAATCCCGGAAAGTGGGCTTTTCGGCCAGCGTTTCTGCTCTTGCGTTTATTTGCAATTTATCGGGCTCTTTTTTTGCCCAGCGTGGAACCAGCCCCCACCGCATCATCTGAAGAACCTTCCTACCTTCTATCATGACTACGGGTGCTACCTGGTCGGGGCCAATATTGTATCTTGGAACAAGCGTGATTCCGTTTGAATCGAATCCAAATCGCTTTTTCATGATTTCTAGATTATGAGTTT
This DNA window, taken from Thermodesulfobacteriota bacterium, encodes the following:
- a CDS encoding MBOAT family protein, with the protein product MQDIIKWSKFIPVIVLPVLALASRPSFSSWELMWLMGFSIYAGCKWLTWCRALEKGMRPSLLMSLGYLLFWLGMDAQEFLDRKTKIGKPTRKLWCIAIIKTLLGAILLWGVPRLLPVEQPLLIGWVGALGLLLLLFFGIFHIFALIWQELGINARHIMNSPLLATSLSDFWGRRWNLAVHQLAQELVFQPLVRPTGVAWATFMAFLASGLAHELITSLPAGGGYGLPTSYFVLQSFGVFVERSKLGRGLGLGRGPLGWLFTFVFTACPFFLLFHPPFIINVIIPFMTKIHAI
- a CDS encoding SOS response-associated peptidase, giving the protein MPGRYTQTHNLEIMKKRFGFDSNGITLVPRYNIGPDQVAPVVMIEGRKVLQMMRWGLVPRWAKKEPDKLQINARAETLAEKPTFRDSYKNRRCLVLADGFYEWRENEKKNDKTPFRFILKGGEPFAFAGLWDKWRKPDGSTLLSFAIITTEPNELIRPIHNRMPVILHQEHEELWLDPSFNDTKELSSVLTPYPSDQMDFYEVSTVVNSPKNDKPVCIEPKNPL